A window from Variovorax sp. PBL-E5 encodes these proteins:
- a CDS encoding sigma-70 family RNA polymerase sigma factor: MLAPTAATPSLHDAMPDDQLMLAYAGGDTTAFDALYARHESALFRFVRRLMGMRLASEVDEVFQDTWLRIVAARESFSPQGATWRTWAFTIAHNLAMDRLRMSGREVAFYAHDEDGDGLEAARLFSRGLLRDGGAARDAAHPSAEETAFWRAAGRRLLACLDELPDDQRSAFLLHNEDGFTVEALGVTLDVGFETVRSRLRYGLKKLRGCMERYLSVLEHRA; the protein is encoded by the coding sequence ATGCTTGCGCCCACCGCCGCGACCCCTTCCCTGCACGACGCCATGCCGGACGACCAGCTGATGCTCGCCTACGCCGGCGGCGACACCACCGCCTTCGATGCGCTCTACGCGCGGCACGAGAGCGCGCTGTTCCGCTTCGTGCGGCGTCTCATGGGCATGCGCCTCGCGTCGGAGGTCGACGAGGTGTTCCAGGACACCTGGCTGCGGATCGTCGCCGCGCGCGAGAGTTTTTCCCCGCAGGGCGCGACCTGGCGGACCTGGGCCTTCACCATCGCGCACAACCTCGCCATGGACCGGCTGCGCATGAGCGGGCGCGAGGTCGCGTTCTATGCGCACGACGAGGACGGCGACGGCCTCGAGGCCGCGCGGCTCTTCAGCCGCGGCCTGCTGCGCGACGGCGGCGCGGCCCGCGATGCCGCGCATCCCTCGGCCGAGGAGACCGCCTTCTGGCGCGCCGCCGGCCGCCGGCTGCTGGCCTGCCTCGACGAACTGCCGGACGACCAGCGCTCGGCCTTCCTGCTGCACAACGAAGACGGCTTCACGGTGGAAGCGCTGGGCGTCACGCTCGATGTCGGCTTCGAGACGGTGCGCAGCCGGTTGCGCTACGGCCTGAAGAAATTGCGCGGCTGCATGGAGCGCTACCTGTCCGTGCTGGAGCACCGCGCATGA
- a CDS encoding VWA domain-containing protein: MTPRPFFLQRPLAALLCAQLLLGACSATELAPGAVRWPSPAPQPEPAAFAPPQWPAQIVARTEPNFEAPSAAHCARPVQTHETPGRDPGQSGRRMPREEAIYGDAGATRSRKDEAKGTAPSAAATDETAIGAMAAPSPVARAAGPDIAREGEAPRFAPPSPLSPPPMQRPRPRSEAVTAGMVDDNADFSAYLQFRQRTQVAHRERDIRERYLLQVRDARGAGVPDAEVAVQGANGAAMWARTDAAGRVWLHPNAFDPFGSPVYEVAVRKDGRQGTTYLRRGQKSAVELVLDARPAPQRARLDLVFLVDATGSMGDEIGKLKAALHSIANEVARLPSHPDTCFGLVAYRDRGDAFLVRRHDLTNDLGAFQSVLNALQANGGGDYPEAMNEALHETVHDLSWRGSGAIRMVVLLADAPPHLDYGGPQYDDDMMAALGKGIKVFSVGASGLDKQGEYVQRQIAQYTGGRFVFLTYRDAADPASGPGRETVHDVGNYSVQTLDRLIVRLVADELAKLPPAG; encoded by the coding sequence ATGACCCCTCGCCCTTTCTTCCTGCAACGACCGCTCGCCGCGCTGCTGTGCGCGCAGCTGCTGCTCGGCGCATGCAGTGCCACCGAGCTCGCACCCGGCGCCGTGCGCTGGCCGTCGCCCGCGCCGCAACCCGAACCCGCGGCCTTCGCGCCGCCGCAGTGGCCGGCGCAGATCGTGGCACGCACGGAGCCGAATTTCGAAGCCCCGTCGGCCGCCCATTGCGCGCGTCCGGTGCAGACGCACGAGACACCCGGCCGCGATCCGGGCCAGAGCGGCCGGCGCATGCCGCGCGAGGAAGCGATCTACGGCGATGCAGGCGCGACGCGCAGCCGAAAGGACGAGGCGAAAGGCACGGCACCGAGCGCAGCCGCCACGGACGAGACAGCGATCGGCGCCATGGCGGCGCCTTCGCCCGTGGCGCGCGCCGCTGGCCCGGACATCGCGCGCGAAGGGGAGGCCCCGCGTTTCGCACCGCCCTCACCCCTTTCGCCGCCACCGATGCAGCGGCCGCGGCCGCGCAGCGAGGCGGTCACCGCCGGCATGGTGGACGACAACGCCGACTTCTCGGCCTACCTGCAGTTCCGCCAGCGCACACAGGTCGCGCATCGCGAGCGCGACATCCGCGAGCGCTACCTGCTGCAGGTGCGCGATGCGCGCGGCGCCGGCGTGCCCGACGCGGAGGTGGCCGTGCAAGGCGCGAATGGCGCCGCCATGTGGGCGCGCACCGATGCGGCCGGCCGCGTGTGGCTGCATCCGAACGCCTTCGATCCCTTCGGCAGCCCGGTGTACGAAGTCGCCGTGCGCAAGGACGGCCGGCAAGGCACGACCTACCTGCGTCGCGGACAGAAAAGCGCGGTCGAGTTGGTGCTGGATGCGCGCCCGGCGCCGCAGCGCGCAAGGCTGGACCTGGTCTTCCTGGTCGATGCCACCGGATCGATGGGCGACGAGATCGGCAAGCTCAAGGCAGCGCTGCATTCGATCGCCAACGAGGTCGCTCGCTTGCCCAGCCATCCCGACACCTGCTTCGGGCTGGTGGCCTACCGCGACCGCGGCGATGCCTTCCTGGTGCGCCGCCACGATCTGACCAACGACCTCGGCGCCTTCCAGTCGGTGCTGAATGCGCTGCAGGCAAATGGCGGCGGCGACTATCCGGAAGCGATGAACGAGGCGCTGCACGAGACGGTGCACGACCTGAGCTGGCGCGGCAGCGGCGCCATCCGCATGGTCGTGCTGCTGGCCGATGCGCCGCCGCATCTCGACTACGGCGGCCCGCAGTACGACGACGACATGATGGCCGCGCTCGGCAAGGGCATCAAGGTGTTCAGCGTCGGCGCGAGCGGGCTCGACAAGCAGGGCGAATACGTGCAGCGCCAGATTGCGCAGTACACCGGCGGGCGCTTCGTGTTCCTCACCTACCGGGACGCCGCCGACCCGGCGAGCGGCCCAGGCCGCGAGACGGTGCACGACGTCGGCAACTATTCGGTGCAGACGCTGGACCGGCTGATCGTGCGGCTGGTGGCGGACGAACTCGCGAAACTTCCGCCGGCCGGCTGA
- a CDS encoding Bug family tripartite tricarboxylate transporter substrate binding protein yields the protein MKLTRRAVLALTLLPPVSLAQTRPAKPVRVIVPLLPGGSVDQSARFFAVELSKALGEQFVVENVPGGDGTIGLARAARAAPDGHTLVVSANSFQTISPFLSEIPLPYDTVKDFSPIAGLVSVSHVILARPDLPANTIPELVALAKASPQHLNHGSASSTGASYLASILFSRRAGVQFTDVFYKGAAGVYTDLMGGRLDIFFDSLGAAMPLIKAGKVKAIATTQTRRHPLTPNVPTVAETYPGFDTSGWYALYGPARMSPDIVNRLNAEIAKIQKSVEFQHLAATYGYEAMTGTAAQLGATQAAELAQWGELAKTLKPAAAAK from the coding sequence ATGAAGTTGACACGCCGTGCCGTCCTGGCACTCACCCTGCTGCCCCCGGTGTCGCTCGCGCAGACCCGGCCTGCGAAACCGGTGCGCGTCATCGTGCCGTTGCTGCCGGGAGGCAGCGTCGACCAGAGCGCCCGATTCTTCGCGGTCGAACTGAGCAAGGCACTGGGCGAGCAGTTCGTCGTGGAGAACGTGCCTGGCGGCGACGGCACGATCGGGCTGGCGCGGGCTGCCCGGGCCGCGCCCGACGGCCATACCCTCGTCGTCAGCGCCAACAGTTTTCAGACCATCAGTCCGTTCCTGTCCGAGATTCCGCTGCCCTACGACACGGTCAAGGACTTCAGTCCGATCGCCGGCCTGGTGTCGGTGTCCCATGTGATCCTGGCCAGGCCCGATCTGCCGGCGAACACGATTCCCGAACTGGTGGCGCTCGCCAAGGCGAGCCCGCAGCACCTGAACCATGGCTCGGCCTCGTCGACGGGCGCCTCGTACCTCGCTTCGATTCTGTTCAGCCGCCGCGCCGGCGTGCAGTTCACCGACGTCTTCTACAAGGGCGCCGCCGGCGTCTATACCGACTTGATGGGCGGTCGCCTCGACATCTTCTTCGACTCCCTGGGCGCGGCCATGCCCTTGATCAAGGCCGGCAAGGTCAAGGCCATCGCCACCACGCAGACCCGAAGGCATCCGCTCACGCCGAACGTGCCGACAGTGGCCGAGACCTACCCGGGCTTCGACACGTCCGGCTGGTACGCGCTGTACGGGCCCGCCAGGATGTCACCCGACATCGTGAACCGCCTGAACGCGGAGATCGCAAAGATCCAGAAGTCCGTCGAGTTCCAGCACCTGGCCGCGACCTATGGCTACGAGGCCATGACAGGGACCGCCGCCCAGCTGGGTGCGACGCAGGCCGCAGAGCTCGCGCAATGGGGCGAGCTTGCGAAGACGCTGAAGCCGGCGGCCGCGGCCAAGTGA
- a CDS encoding CaiB/BaiF CoA transferase family protein: MDRDMHGPLQGIRVVDVTTVMLGPYATQTLGDMGADVIKIEAPPAGDIARNLGAARTPGMSGSFLNMNRNKRSVAIDLKQAGAKEVLRRLAATADVFIHNMRPQAIERLGFGYEAVAALNPGIVYVGAYGFGQDGPYRAKPALDDAIQAASGLASLFVRQDGQPRYVPSAIADKIVGLTVSQAVLAALLHRSRTQEGQFVEVPMLETLVAFNLIDHLGAGAYAQPPGKIGYARASSPSRRPFPTQDGFVCILPYDDRQCRSFFSAVGRPEVADDARFCSYAARVRHPDAFYGLIRDLTPSRTTAQWVAICEAGEIPCMPVVDIEDLPQDEHLQAVGMFEAHQHPTEGATTLVRSPIRFSRSPASIRRHAPGFGEHSIEVLRGLDYPEDEIAAMLADGSVLAP; encoded by the coding sequence ATGGATCGCGACATGCACGGCCCGCTGCAAGGCATCCGCGTCGTGGACGTGACGACGGTGATGCTGGGCCCGTACGCCACCCAGACACTGGGCGACATGGGCGCCGACGTGATCAAGATCGAAGCGCCGCCGGCGGGAGATATCGCGCGCAATCTGGGCGCCGCGCGCACGCCCGGCATGAGCGGCAGCTTCCTCAACATGAACCGCAACAAGCGGTCGGTCGCCATCGACCTGAAGCAGGCCGGTGCGAAGGAGGTGCTGCGCAGGCTGGCGGCAACGGCCGATGTCTTCATTCACAACATGCGGCCGCAGGCCATCGAACGGCTCGGGTTCGGCTATGAGGCCGTGGCAGCGCTCAATCCCGGCATCGTGTACGTGGGCGCCTACGGTTTCGGCCAGGATGGCCCGTACCGGGCCAAGCCGGCATTGGACGACGCGATCCAGGCGGCGTCGGGTCTCGCCAGCCTGTTCGTTCGCCAGGACGGCCAACCGCGCTATGTGCCGAGCGCCATCGCCGACAAGATCGTGGGTCTCACGGTGAGTCAGGCCGTGCTGGCGGCGCTGCTTCACAGGTCGCGAACCCAGGAAGGCCAATTCGTCGAAGTGCCCATGCTCGAGACGCTCGTGGCTTTCAACCTGATCGATCATCTGGGCGCGGGCGCCTACGCGCAGCCGCCGGGAAAGATCGGCTACGCGCGGGCCAGTTCACCGTCGCGGCGACCCTTCCCGACCCAGGATGGCTTCGTCTGCATCCTGCCCTACGACGATCGGCAGTGCCGGAGTTTTTTCTCGGCGGTCGGCCGGCCCGAGGTGGCGGACGACGCGCGCTTTTGCAGCTACGCCGCGCGGGTCCGGCACCCGGACGCGTTCTACGGCCTGATCCGTGATCTGACGCCGAGCCGCACGACCGCGCAATGGGTGGCGATCTGCGAGGCCGGCGAGATCCCGTGCATGCCTGTCGTCGATATCGAGGATCTGCCGCAGGACGAGCACCTGCAGGCGGTCGGCATGTTCGAGGCGCACCAGCATCCGACCGAAGGTGCGACGACGCTGGTGCGCTCGCCGATCCGATTCTCCAGATCGCCCGCTTCGATACGCCGCCATGCCCCCGGCTTCGGCGAACACAGCATCGAGGTGCTCCGTGGCCTCGACTATCCGGAGGATGAGATCGCCGCCATGCTGGCGGACGGCAGCGTCCTGGCCCCATGA
- a CDS encoding SDR family NAD(P)-dependent oxidoreductase yields MDLGLKHKVVLVTGASEGIGKATALAFAREGARVAINARRAPVLQATADEIASSTGAEVLALPGDMTELESLPALVEAIIARWGRIDVLVNNAGTGMSKGFLAVTVKDLEDNFRLNFFSTYVMSQQVVPHMVRQGGGVILNLGGITAKQAPKGPSTVSGPAKAAMFNFTKALAQEFGRDNIRVNYLMPGLTMTPRFDRKLRDLTGGDADKYAQEMQRWSRDVLLPGRRWGKPEEMADVIAFLCSDRASYMTGASVIVDGGVVRAL; encoded by the coding sequence ATGGATCTGGGACTGAAACACAAGGTCGTCTTGGTGACGGGTGCGAGTGAAGGCATCGGCAAGGCGACCGCGCTGGCCTTCGCACGCGAAGGCGCGCGCGTCGCCATCAATGCGCGCCGGGCGCCGGTGCTGCAGGCGACGGCCGACGAAATCGCGTCCTCGACCGGCGCAGAGGTGCTCGCCCTGCCGGGGGACATGACGGAGCTCGAATCATTGCCTGCATTGGTCGAAGCGATCATTGCGCGCTGGGGCCGCATCGACGTGCTGGTGAACAACGCGGGCACGGGAATGTCCAAGGGCTTCCTGGCGGTCACCGTGAAGGACCTCGAAGACAATTTCCGGCTGAACTTCTTCTCGACCTACGTCATGTCGCAGCAGGTTGTTCCGCACATGGTGCGCCAGGGCGGCGGCGTCATCCTCAACCTCGGCGGCATCACGGCCAAGCAGGCGCCCAAGGGGCCATCGACCGTGTCCGGGCCGGCCAAGGCCGCGATGTTCAACTTCACCAAGGCGCTGGCGCAGGAGTTCGGACGCGACAACATTCGCGTGAACTACCTGATGCCCGGCCTCACCATGACGCCGCGCTTCGACCGCAAGCTGCGCGACCTGACCGGCGGCGATGCCGACAAGTACGCGCAGGAGATGCAGCGCTGGTCCAGGGACGTGCTGTTGCCCGGTCGCCGCTGGGGCAAGCCCGAGGAAATGGCCGACGTCATCGCCTTCCTCTGTTCCGATCGCGCCAGCTACATGACCGGGGCCAGCGTCATCGTCGACGGCGGCGTCGTGCGCGCACTCTGA
- a CDS encoding hydroxymethylglutaryl-CoA lyase yields MRLPSKVKIVDVGPRDGLQNEKQPVSAEIKIGLVHRLQDAGVREIEVTSFVSPKWVPQMADNAEVMHGIHRKTGVRYSVLTPNMKGFEAAIAAPREEWPDEIVVFAAASEAFSQRNINCSIAESIERFRPVVAAARDQGIYVRGAMSCAVGCPYEGEVAPARVDMLAGLMKDIGVQHVGMADTIGVGTPVKVQRALEATLKHFGIDDISGHYHDTYGQALGNTLASLAMGVWQFDTSAAGLGGCPYAKGATGNVATEDVVYMLHGMGIETGIDLDRLIDAGVYISEALGREPNSRASKALRTKREG; encoded by the coding sequence ATGCGACTCCCCTCCAAAGTCAAGATCGTCGACGTGGGCCCGCGCGATGGGCTGCAGAACGAGAAGCAGCCGGTGTCGGCCGAGATCAAGATCGGCCTCGTGCACCGGCTGCAGGATGCGGGGGTGCGCGAGATCGAGGTGACGAGCTTCGTCTCGCCCAAGTGGGTGCCGCAGATGGCCGACAACGCCGAGGTCATGCACGGCATCCACCGCAAGACCGGCGTGCGCTACTCGGTGCTGACGCCCAACATGAAAGGCTTCGAGGCCGCCATCGCCGCGCCGCGCGAGGAATGGCCCGACGAGATCGTGGTGTTCGCCGCCGCCAGCGAGGCCTTCAGCCAGCGCAACATCAACTGCTCGATCGCCGAAAGCATCGAGCGCTTCCGGCCGGTGGTGGCGGCCGCGCGCGACCAGGGCATCTACGTGCGCGGCGCGATGTCCTGCGCCGTGGGCTGTCCCTACGAAGGCGAAGTCGCGCCCGCGCGCGTCGACATGCTGGCCGGCCTCATGAAAGACATCGGCGTGCAGCACGTGGGCATGGCCGACACCATCGGCGTAGGCACCCCGGTCAAGGTGCAGCGCGCGCTGGAAGCGACCTTGAAGCACTTCGGCATCGACGACATCTCGGGCCACTACCACGACACCTACGGCCAGGCGCTGGGCAACACGCTCGCGAGCCTGGCGATGGGCGTGTGGCAGTTCGACACCTCGGCGGCCGGGCTCGGCGGCTGCCCGTACGCGAAAGGCGCGACCGGCAATGTGGCCACCGAGGACGTGGTCTACATGCTGCACGGGATGGGCATCGAGACCGGCATCGACCTGGACCGGTTGATCGACGCGGGCGTGTACATCAGCGAAGCGCTGGGCCGCGAACCGAACTCGCGGGCGTCGAAGGCGTTGCGCACGAAGCGCGAAGGCTGA
- a CDS encoding electron transfer flavoprotein subunit alpha/FixB family protein yields MTVLVIAEHDHATLKPATLNTVTAAIACASGEVHVLIAGANAAEAAKAAAQVAGVAKVIVADSASLKDNLAENVAAQVLAIAQNYSHILFPATANGKNVAPRVAAKLDVAQISDITKVDSPDTFERPIYAGNAIATVQSADAIKVLTVRTTGFDPAPATGGSASVENAEGVADSGKSSFVGSEIAKNDRPELTSAKIIVSGGRALGSAEKFQEVMTPLADKLNAGLGASRAAVDAGYAPNDWQVGQTGKIVAPQLYIAAGISGAIQHLAGMKDSKVIVAINKDEEAPIFSVADYGLVADLFTAVPELVKAL; encoded by the coding sequence ATGACCGTCCTCGTAATCGCAGAACACGACCACGCCACCCTCAAGCCGGCGACCCTCAACACCGTGACGGCCGCCATCGCCTGCGCCAGTGGCGAGGTCCATGTGCTGATCGCCGGCGCCAACGCCGCCGAAGCCGCCAAGGCCGCTGCGCAAGTCGCCGGCGTCGCCAAGGTCATCGTGGCCGACAGCGCCAGCCTGAAAGACAACCTTGCCGAGAACGTCGCCGCGCAGGTCTTGGCCATCGCCCAGAACTACAGCCACATCCTGTTCCCGGCCACCGCCAACGGCAAGAACGTCGCCCCGCGCGTGGCCGCCAAGCTCGATGTCGCGCAGATCAGCGACATCACCAAGGTCGACAGTCCCGACACCTTCGAGCGCCCCATCTATGCGGGCAATGCCATCGCCACTGTGCAAAGCGCCGATGCGATCAAGGTCCTCACCGTGCGCACCACCGGCTTCGATCCTGCGCCCGCCACCGGCGGCAGCGCGAGCGTCGAGAACGCCGAAGGCGTGGCCGACTCGGGCAAGAGCAGCTTTGTCGGCAGCGAGATCGCCAAGAACGACCGGCCCGAACTCACCTCGGCCAAGATCATCGTCAGTGGCGGCAGGGCCCTGGGCAGCGCCGAGAAGTTCCAGGAAGTGATGACGCCGCTGGCCGACAAGCTCAACGCCGGATTGGGCGCCAGCCGTGCGGCCGTCGATGCGGGCTACGCACCGAACGACTGGCAAGTGGGCCAGACGGGCAAGATCGTCGCACCGCAGCTGTACATCGCCGCGGGCATCTCGGGGGCGATCCAGCATCTGGCGGGGATGAAGGACTCCAAGGTGATCGTGGCCATCAACAAGGACGAGGAGGCACCGATCTTCAGCGTCGCCGACTACGGGCTCGTGGCGGACCTGTTCACGGCGGTGCCGGAACTGGTCAAGGCGCTCTGA
- a CDS encoding electron transfer flavoprotein subunit beta/FixA family protein, whose amino-acid sequence MKVLVPVKRVVDYNVKVRVKSDGTGVDIANVKMSMNPFDEIAVEEAVRLKEKGVVTEVIAVSCGDAKCQETLRTAMAIGADRGILVETSEELQPLAVAKLLKALVDKEQPGLIILGKQAIDDDANQTGQMLAALADLPQATFASKVEVNGDKVNVTREVDGGLETLQLSLPAVITTDLRLNEPRYVTLPNIMKAKKKTLDVFKPEDLGVDAKPRLKTLKVAEPPKRGAGIKVPDVATLVDKLKNEAKVI is encoded by the coding sequence ATGAAGGTCCTGGTCCCCGTCAAGCGGGTCGTCGATTACAACGTCAAGGTGCGCGTCAAGAGCGACGGCACCGGCGTGGACATCGCCAACGTCAAGATGAGCATGAACCCCTTCGACGAGATCGCCGTCGAAGAAGCCGTGCGTTTGAAAGAGAAAGGCGTCGTCACCGAAGTCATCGCCGTCTCGTGCGGCGATGCCAAGTGCCAGGAAACCCTGCGCACCGCCATGGCCATCGGCGCCGACCGCGGCATCCTGGTCGAGACCAGCGAGGAACTGCAGCCCCTGGCCGTCGCCAAGCTCCTGAAGGCCCTGGTCGACAAAGAGCAGCCCGGCCTCATCATCCTCGGAAAGCAGGCCATCGACGACGACGCCAACCAGACCGGCCAGATGCTCGCCGCGCTGGCCGACCTGCCGCAGGCCACCTTCGCCAGCAAGGTCGAAGTCAACGGCGACAAAGTCAACGTCACCCGCGAAGTCGACGGTGGCCTGGAGACCCTGCAGCTGAGCTTGCCCGCCGTCATCACCACCGACCTGCGCCTCAATGAGCCGCGCTACGTGACCCTGCCCAACATCATGAAGGCCAAGAAGAAGACGCTCGATGTCTTCAAGCCCGAGGACCTCGGTGTCGACGCCAAGCCACGCCTGAAGACCCTCAAGGTCGCGGAGCCCCCCAAGCGCGGCGCCGGCATCAAGGTGCCCGACGTTGCCACGCTGGTCGACAAGCTCAAGAACGAAGCCAAGGTGATCTGA